A section of the Leptospira terpstrae serovar Hualin str. LT 11-33 = ATCC 700639 genome encodes:
- a CDS encoding AAA domain-containing protein codes for MGRAIEQKFGSLEEEILSVKKVLIKEREYERSLFLEKGQDSKAIKSAVLEDLRFVVGSTWRAEFQISPSVKAKEWLKPGTPVLIQSVTESIFGNIYKANDSKLTIQVRGDYEWEDQEFQISKWFQESTYDLYNEIITKVIEDKESISHKKLNWILGFGLGDKPTPPKSGRNNPPIEQIFQINDYGVIFGPPGTGKTTLLMQAVEEIKNRKESVLTLCPTNFACDYIVELALKKGIRVIRLGNSTKIKEEVLPHHIDHLIQTHSDQKQIHNWQTELKAIQKKANSWKRNFGKEEREERKALRKEAKFLLSTIREAESNIRTKLLDDAELIVSTFSGFGNEFKKGREFDFVFVDEATQSLDPGCYMAIYAGKKTFFFGDPKQLGASYSHSDHQTIDSFLEKAVAFDSGERILFLEKQFRMKPEILGFPNQTYYESKILTHPEAKWTSSLDISEVVGSSPAILWIDTAGSDSEEETEGEEPSFFNQTEIQLIEKLFSLGIPKELTTVISPYRGQVEKLVKVSEGKWFTQTIDSFQGRESEIVILSLVRSNPDGEIGFLLNPKRLNVALTRAKSHLILIGDSGTLCQNKEFQELYSYIETNGEIRSIYEFMD; via the coding sequence ATGGGAAGAGCCATAGAACAAAAGTTTGGTTCCTTAGAAGAAGAAATTCTTTCTGTAAAAAAAGTTTTAATCAAAGAACGTGAGTATGAACGGTCTTTATTTTTAGAAAAGGGCCAAGACTCCAAAGCCATTAAATCTGCAGTTTTAGAAGACTTACGGTTTGTTGTGGGCAGTACATGGAGAGCTGAATTTCAAATTTCACCTTCTGTCAAAGCCAAAGAATGGTTAAAACCGGGAACCCCTGTTCTCATACAAAGTGTAACAGAATCTATTTTTGGAAATATCTATAAGGCAAATGATTCTAAACTTACCATTCAGGTCCGAGGTGATTATGAATGGGAAGATCAGGAATTTCAAATCTCCAAATGGTTCCAAGAATCTACCTATGATTTGTACAATGAAATCATAACTAAAGTTATAGAAGATAAAGAAAGTATATCGCATAAAAAACTAAATTGGATTTTAGGTTTTGGTCTCGGGGACAAACCCACTCCTCCCAAATCGGGACGAAACAATCCACCGATAGAACAAATCTTTCAAATTAATGATTACGGTGTAATCTTTGGACCTCCTGGAACGGGAAAAACCACCCTACTCATGCAAGCTGTTGAGGAAATCAAAAATCGAAAGGAATCGGTTTTAACCCTTTGCCCCACAAATTTTGCTTGTGACTATATTGTAGAGCTCGCTTTAAAAAAAGGAATTCGTGTGATTCGGTTAGGAAACTCCACAAAAATCAAAGAAGAAGTTCTTCCTCACCATATTGATCATCTCATCCAAACACATTCTGACCAAAAACAAATCCATAACTGGCAGACAGAACTCAAAGCCATTCAAAAAAAGGCTAACTCTTGGAAACGTAATTTTGGAAAGGAAGAAAGAGAAGAAAGAAAGGCACTTCGAAAAGAAGCTAAGTTTTTACTTTCTACTATCAGAGAAGCTGAATCGAATATCAGAACGAAACTACTAGACGATGCAGAACTTATTGTTTCTACCTTTTCTGGATTTGGAAATGAATTCAAAAAAGGTAGAGAGTTTGATTTTGTATTTGTCGATGAAGCAACACAAAGTTTGGACCCGGGATGTTATATGGCGATTTATGCCGGGAAAAAAACATTTTTTTTCGGAGATCCTAAACAACTCGGGGCTAGCTACTCCCACTCGGACCACCAAACCATCGATAGTTTTTTAGAAAAAGCAGTGGCTTTTGATTCAGGAGAACGCATTTTATTTTTAGAAAAACAGTTTAGAATGAAACCTGAAATTTTGGGTTTCCCAAATCAAACCTATTACGAAAGTAAAATCCTAACTCATCCCGAAGCGAAGTGGACTTCTTCTCTCGATATCTCCGAGGTAGTTGGTTCAAGTCCCGCCATCCTTTGGATCGATACTGCCGGCAGTGACTCTGAAGAAGAAACAGAAGGGGAAGAGCCTAGTTTTTTCAATCAGACGGAAATCCAATTGATCGAAAAATTGTTTAGTTTAGGAATTCCAAAAGAGTTAACCACTGTCATATCTCCCTACAGAGGCCAAGTTGAAAAATTGGTAAAAGTTTCCGAGGGGAAATGGTTTACCCAAACCATTGACTCATTCCAAGGAAGGGAATCTGAAATTGTTATCCTAAGTTTAGTCCGTTCGAACCCAGATGGTGAAATTGGCTTTTTACTCAATCCTAAACGGTTGAATGTGGCCTTAACGAGGGCCAAGTCTCATTTAATCCTGATTGGAGATTCAGGAACCCTTTGCCAAAATAAAGAATTTCAAGAGTTGTATTCTTATATAGAAACAAATGGGGAAATTCGATCCATCTATGAATTTATGGACTAA
- a CDS encoding adenylate/guanylate cyclase domain-containing protein, translating to MGQKRAIATSASEERLEKLLEERLIPGSNQEFIDKRIWDLFGETWCVMFTDLSGFSRGVAKFGIIHFLQTIYESQRILIPVLDEFDGILMKDEGDSLMVLFRNTNKAIQCAIHMQKACKRYNEGRSAEEQILLCVGLGYGKILKIGDTDVFGSEVNAASKLGEDTAKAWEILVTSAVKENADETTDFDFEGISEIPPGSDGAFRLVYTLEEPKWVVL from the coding sequence ATGGGACAAAAAAGAGCCATCGCGACTTCCGCATCCGAAGAACGATTAGAGAAACTTTTAGAAGAAAGATTAATTCCAGGATCCAACCAAGAATTTATCGACAAACGAATTTGGGATCTTTTCGGAGAAACTTGGTGTGTGATGTTTACTGACCTTTCCGGATTTTCTCGAGGGGTTGCCAAATTTGGAATCATTCATTTTTTACAAACTATTTATGAGTCCCAAAGGATTCTTATTCCGGTACTTGATGAGTTTGATGGAATTCTTATGAAAGACGAAGGGGATAGTCTTATGGTCCTCTTTCGAAATACCAACAAGGCCATTCAGTGTGCCATCCATATGCAAAAGGCTTGTAAACGTTACAATGAAGGAAGAAGTGCTGAAGAACAAATCCTTCTTTGTGTAGGTCTTGGGTATGGAAAAATTTTGAAGATCGGAGACACCGATGTTTTTGGATCTGAAGTAAACGCAGCATCTAAGTTAGGTGAAGATACAGCCAAAGCTTGGGAAATTTTAGTGACTAGTGCAGTAAAAGAAAATGCTGATGAAACTACCGATTTCGATTTTGAAGGAATTTCTGAAATTCCTCCCGGTTCTGATGGAGCATTCCGCTTGGTATATACTTTAGAAGAACCGAAGTGGGTTGTGTTATAA
- a CDS encoding TetR/AcrR family transcriptional regulator, which yields MGKQEDTRKLIIESAFSLIYENGFQGVGVREIAENANLTIGAFFYHFPTKNQVGYAIIEEFLSKGIMERWILPLEGYENPIEGMIKTYKKTFDSWPDEFVSRGCPLNNLGQEMSAIDAEFQKKAKALLTTWIKHTKKYLDFAKKQKILNANTDTKKLAEFIVTFQEATFAMGKVMNDRKVYDSLYISFKQHLESHCI from the coding sequence ATGGGAAAACAAGAGGACACACGTAAATTAATCATTGAATCTGCCTTTTCTCTTATTTATGAAAATGGATTTCAAGGAGTGGGGGTTCGTGAGATTGCGGAAAATGCTAATCTAACGATTGGGGCATTTTTTTATCATTTCCCAACTAAAAACCAAGTAGGTTATGCAATCATTGAGGAGTTTTTATCCAAAGGAATTATGGAAAGGTGGATCCTACCTTTGGAAGGATATGAGAACCCAATTGAGGGAATGATCAAAACATATAAAAAAACATTTGATAGTTGGCCTGACGAATTTGTCTCTCGGGGATGCCCGCTTAATAATTTAGGCCAAGAGATGTCTGCTATCGATGCGGAATTCCAAAAGAAAGCAAAAGCACTATTGACAACTTGGATAAAGCACACCAAAAAATATTTGGATTTTGCAAAGAAACAAAAGATCCTAAACGCAAATACCGACACGAAAAAACTTGCTGAATTCATTGTTACTTTCCAAGAAGCGACCTTTGCTATGGGAAAGGTGATGAATGATCGTAAAGTATATGATTCATTGTATATTTCTTTTAAACAACATTTGGAAAGCCATTGTATTTGA
- a CDS encoding DoxX family protein — protein sequence MNELNNSPTYLWVGRILSGLVIAFLLFDAVGKLAKIEPVLKSMEELGIPGSQAVTIGIILLVITILYAIPQSSALGALLLTAYLGGAIAIHLRVGNPLFSHTLFPVYIGLLLWIGLALRNPKVKDLFWFF from the coding sequence ATGAACGAACTCAATAACTCTCCAACCTATCTTTGGGTGGGAAGGATCCTAAGTGGTCTTGTGATTGCTTTTTTACTTTTCGATGCCGTTGGGAAACTAGCTAAAATTGAACCTGTTTTAAAGAGTATGGAAGAACTAGGAATTCCCGGATCCCAAGCTGTGACTATTGGAATCATCCTTCTTGTCATAACGATTCTATATGCCATCCCACAGAGTTCCGCATTAGGTGCACTACTTCTCACCGCTTATTTAGGTGGAGCTATTGCCATCCATTTGCGTGTAGGAAACCCACTTTTTTCTCATACACTTTTTCCAGTTTACATTGGACTCTTACTTTGGATTGGCCTTGCACTCCGAAATCCTAAGGTTAAGGATCTCTTCTGGTTTTTTTAA
- a CDS encoding Lsa16 family lipoprotein adhesin: MKQKFVLLMIACASFTACSKNAEVAWHKNCDAKTNKASLDFTVPLYSEADSNSKVVEFVPAGTVVKVFESRNHNVWAPKYFIKVQTAKNEGYMSPRCFVVNQDPEKSVWRYSKGLVKEYNPFYSPTDKEHYPRGYEYGSLKDLPKEKIPLSDLTKGLEEVPYTNKNMLKQN, encoded by the coding sequence TTGAAACAAAAATTTGTATTACTTATGATCGCTTGTGCAAGTTTCACAGCTTGTTCCAAAAACGCAGAAGTGGCTTGGCATAAAAATTGTGATGCTAAAACAAACAAAGCAAGTTTGGATTTTACTGTTCCATTGTATTCTGAAGCTGATTCTAACTCGAAAGTGGTAGAATTTGTACCAGCCGGAACAGTTGTTAAAGTATTTGAATCCCGTAATCACAACGTATGGGCACCAAAATATTTTATCAAAGTGCAAACTGCAAAGAACGAAGGTTATATGAGCCCACGTTGTTTTGTTGTAAACCAAGATCCTGAAAAAAGTGTTTGGAGATATTCCAAAGGACTCGTGAAGGAATACAATCCTTTCTATAGCCCAACGGACAAAGAACACTATCCACGTGGATATGAGTATGGTAGCTTAAAAGACCTTCCGAAAGAAAAGATTCCACTATCTGACCTTACGAAAGGATTGGAAGAAGTTCCTTACACAAACAAAAATATGTTAAAACAAAACTAA
- a CDS encoding c-type cytochrome, producing the protein MKQNIFRVLALAGLLVLVNCDYKTPVYEYFPSMYDSPARESQEDDSFAKNGSASRIPPKGAIPVGYFPYPYAAEATPDTLPGADKGLKNPIAKANLGDLMIGEKRYQTYCTPCHGVRGLGNGTVVGPAPRFQQSPPSVVSDKIRGWSDGQVYHIITMGRGLMGSYAYQIEPEDRWKLIAYIRKLQEYEVQNKKAN; encoded by the coding sequence ATGAAACAAAACATCTTTAGAGTTTTAGCTCTTGCGGGACTCCTTGTTCTCGTGAATTGCGATTACAAAACTCCCGTTTATGAATATTTTCCAAGTATGTATGATTCTCCTGCACGTGAGTCGCAAGAAGACGATTCTTTTGCAAAAAACGGATCTGCGTCTCGTATTCCTCCAAAAGGTGCGATTCCAGTCGGATACTTTCCGTATCCTTACGCAGCAGAAGCAACTCCAGATACTCTTCCTGGTGCTGACAAGGGACTTAAAAACCCTATCGCCAAAGCAAACTTAGGTGATCTTATGATTGGTGAAAAACGTTACCAAACATATTGTACACCTTGCCACGGTGTCAGAGGACTTGGAAATGGAACGGTTGTAGGACCTGCACCTAGGTTCCAACAATCTCCACCTTCTGTAGTTTCTGATAAAATCAGAGGTTGGTCCGATGGACAAGTGTATCATATCATCACTATGGGTCGGGGACTTATGGGAAGTTATGCTTACCAAATCGAACCAGAAGACAGATGGAAGCTCATTGCTTACATAAGAAAACTTCAAGAATATGAAGTTCAAAATAAAAAGGCGAACTAG
- a CDS encoding DUF3341 domain-containing protein, giving the protein MYLPKLEQFHKYKEMDEGVLGLFETPEAIIHAAEKAKEKDYIGFDCILPYPVHGIDEAMGTPRSGLPWVTFFAGIFGCTIGILFQYLTHAHDWPLNISGKSLNAWFAYVPIIFELTVFSAGIYTVAALCFLSGIPKATRRILHPDLTSHRFGLWIPKSAKGYNESEVLSFVKGLGGSEVTVVKPENQK; this is encoded by the coding sequence ATGTATCTTCCAAAATTAGAACAGTTTCACAAATACAAAGAAATGGATGAAGGAGTTCTCGGTCTTTTCGAGACTCCAGAAGCAATCATACATGCGGCAGAAAAAGCCAAAGAAAAGGACTACATAGGGTTTGATTGTATCCTTCCATATCCTGTTCACGGGATTGATGAAGCGATGGGAACTCCAAGATCAGGACTTCCTTGGGTCACTTTCTTTGCTGGTATCTTTGGCTGCACGATTGGGATTCTTTTCCAGTATCTCACACATGCCCATGACTGGCCTCTCAATATCTCTGGAAAATCTCTCAATGCATGGTTTGCCTACGTGCCAATCATCTTTGAATTAACTGTATTTTCTGCAGGGATTTACACTGTAGCTGCACTATGTTTCTTAAGCGGCATTCCCAAAGCAACCCGTCGTATCCTTCACCCGGATTTGACATCTCACAGGTTTGGTCTTTGGATTCCTAAATCTGCAAAAGGTTATAACGAATCAGAAGTTCTTTCTTTCGTTAAAGGCCTTGGTGGATCGGAAGTAACCGTGGTGAAACCGGAGAACCAAAAATGA
- the nrfD gene encoding NrfD/PsrC family molybdoenzyme membrane anchor subunit, translated as MSLAQAVRDKLDIPDLVTGGKSLKDVTVDIAKPNEDFPTKLWWNTFLLVLTITLIDVAIIGYLFYEGLYLLGINNPVGWGFFVVNFVFWIGIGHAGTLISAVLFLFRQGWRTGINRAAEAMTIFAVLVAASNLILHVGRPWLGFWLFPYPNERGPLWVNFRSPLIWDTFAVSTYLSISMVFWYLGLIPDLATLRDRATETWRKNLYNVLAFGWVGSARSWSHLEIVSMILAALSTPLVLSVHTIVSFDFAVSILPGWHTTIFPPYFVAGAIFSGFAMVVTLMVIAREVFNLKNYITMKHLDNMNKIMMVTGLIVGLAYGTEFFIAWYSGNEYEVFAFWNRAFGPYGWAYFIMISCNVLSPQVFWFRKLRYNIPVMFVASLVVNVGMWFERFVIMMTLNRDFLPSSWAMYTPTLFDYAMLIGTFGIFFTLFLLWCRIMPVIAIAEVKTVMPQKEGAHH; from the coding sequence ATGTCATTAGCACAAGCAGTTCGAGATAAATTAGACATCCCCGACCTGGTAACAGGCGGGAAGTCGCTTAAAGATGTAACCGTTGATATCGCAAAACCAAACGAAGATTTCCCTACCAAACTTTGGTGGAATACTTTTCTTTTGGTTCTTACGATCACCCTGATCGACGTAGCCATTATCGGTTATTTGTTTTATGAAGGTCTTTACCTCCTCGGGATCAATAACCCGGTAGGTTGGGGATTTTTCGTAGTAAACTTCGTATTTTGGATTGGTATCGGTCACGCAGGAACTTTAATTTCTGCGGTTCTATTCCTTTTCCGTCAAGGTTGGAGAACAGGGATTAACCGTGCCGCGGAAGCGATGACCATCTTTGCCGTACTAGTTGCAGCATCGAACCTCATCCTTCACGTAGGTCGTCCTTGGCTCGGATTTTGGTTGTTTCCTTATCCAAACGAAAGAGGTCCACTTTGGGTGAACTTTCGGTCCCCACTCATTTGGGATACGTTTGCGGTTTCAACCTACCTTTCCATCTCTATGGTGTTCTGGTATTTGGGACTCATTCCTGACTTAGCTACACTTCGTGACCGTGCCACAGAAACTTGGAGAAAGAACTTATACAATGTTCTAGCCTTTGGTTGGGTGGGATCGGCAAGATCTTGGTCTCATTTAGAAATCGTTTCTATGATCCTTGCGGCTCTTTCCACACCGCTAGTTCTTTCGGTTCACACCATCGTATCTTTTGACTTCGCAGTTTCCATCCTTCCTGGTTGGCACACAACCATTTTCCCTCCATACTTCGTTGCCGGTGCGATTTTCTCCGGATTTGCGATGGTGGTGACATTGATGGTAATTGCTCGTGAAGTGTTTAATCTTAAGAACTACATCACCATGAAACACTTGGACAACATGAACAAAATCATGATGGTAACAGGTCTTATCGTAGGTCTTGCTTACGGAACAGAATTCTTTATCGCTTGGTATTCCGGAAACGAATACGAAGTGTTCGCATTCTGGAATAGGGCTTTCGGTCCTTATGGTTGGGCTTACTTTATCATGATTTCTTGTAACGTATTGTCACCACAAGTGTTCTGGTTCCGCAAACTTCGTTACAATATCCCAGTGATGTTTGTTGCATCACTTGTGGTAAACGTAGGTATGTGGTTCGAACGATTTGTGATCATGATGACACTCAACCGAGACTTCCTACCGTCCAGCTGGGCGATGTATACACCGACACTTTTCGACTACGCGATGTTAATCGGAACTTTCGGTATCTTCTTTACTCTCTTCCTACTCTGGTGCCGAATTATGCCAGTGATTGCGATTGCAGAAGTAAAAACAGTGATGCCACAGAAAGAAGGAGCACACCACTAG
- a CDS encoding TAT-variant-translocated molybdopterin oxidoreductase translates to MKDDSFQKEKKSLWQSYELRGTSRERELQKQEFYKSPDPLIAKIKKGDFDRKTFLKFMGASVVMTTVGCIQKPAEKIVPYVNLTIKNPDNNEVEQYDFVKHGHSYHYASVCSGCSVGCGVLVKAKDGRPLKLEGNPNHPISEGALCASGQASIFDLYDADRAKEPQQMVNGAAKSSDWFVLDKDVKEKLNANKGKTIVVTKPLTSPATAEFISEFLKSVGGGKHIEVAFASSDDAITLAQEKSYGKAVLPNYHFDKAKVILSIDSDFLTNTNYHNDFSKRRDLTAKNVKSFNAFIAAETHPSMTGSNADQRVPIRPGDQRKFALVIAKALSDLGVGGATGVSGINVESSAAELGISKEVVLRTAKALASAKGESLVVASGSNTLTEDAVDLQIAVNMLNSMLGNDGKTIDAGNPLKEGRSNYAENLKTLAKDLKERKAGVVILFGVNPVYQAPNGDEWKKLLHEAAQVVQVSDRVDETALASNWLAPVSHFLESWGDNESVAGIVSIQQPTIRPLFQSKAFEDMLITWAGGKLLGADSLYEYLKSKYSKKTNWEDLLRKGVLVSGNPKADKSGRSFRGTIAPLAASKSGLTVSLYESTAIGSGERANNSQLQELPDPVSKVTWDNYVAISPQYSRSSGIKLNDVVTVTVGGKSFELPALVQPGLHPEAVGIALGYGRTNVGEIGNGVGKNANILASEVNGSFVYSGLSITLSPTGKKYKLATTQDHHMMSPGVMMGVEWKERPLIISAKLQDYAKNPGAGIPEPEIPKILIDGKLQRAQGANAPSDQPGSQFAYPGYKWGMAVDLTSCSGCGACVVACNIENNVPMVGRDEVRMGREMHWLRIDRYYIGDPEKPESLEIAHQPLMCQHCDNAPCETVCPVAATVHSSEGTNDMVYNRCVGTRYCSNNCPYKVRRFNWLEHWNEHNLLGEATPTFKARPPRNLGLNPDVTVRSRGVMEKCNFCASRVAEKKIAAKNEGRTLRDGEVKAACEQTCSSNSIVFGNVNDPESKVAKLLKDPRSYKLLEYLNIGPAVSYMTRVRNEV, encoded by the coding sequence ATGAAAGACGATAGTTTCCAAAAAGAAAAAAAATCGCTTTGGCAGTCTTATGAACTTCGCGGAACTTCACGCGAACGTGAATTGCAAAAGCAAGAGTTCTATAAATCACCGGATCCCCTGATTGCAAAAATCAAAAAGGGTGATTTCGATCGTAAAACTTTCTTAAAGTTTATGGGTGCCTCTGTAGTAATGACTACTGTGGGTTGTATCCAAAAACCTGCTGAAAAAATTGTTCCTTATGTGAATCTTACCATAAAGAACCCAGACAACAACGAAGTAGAACAATATGACTTCGTAAAACATGGACATTCTTATCACTACGCTTCTGTTTGTAGTGGATGTTCGGTTGGTTGTGGGGTGCTCGTCAAAGCAAAAGACGGAAGACCTTTAAAACTCGAAGGAAATCCAAACCATCCAATTTCGGAAGGTGCACTTTGTGCTTCTGGCCAAGCTTCTATTTTTGATTTGTATGATGCAGATCGCGCCAAAGAACCACAACAAATGGTGAATGGTGCTGCAAAATCTAGCGACTGGTTCGTATTAGATAAAGATGTAAAAGAGAAACTAAATGCCAACAAAGGAAAAACCATTGTTGTTACAAAACCTCTTACTTCCCCTGCAACTGCTGAATTCATTTCTGAATTCTTAAAATCAGTCGGTGGTGGAAAACACATCGAAGTGGCTTTTGCTTCTTCTGATGATGCGATCACTCTTGCACAAGAGAAATCTTACGGAAAGGCAGTACTTCCTAACTACCATTTCGACAAAGCAAAAGTCATCCTTTCCATTGACAGTGACTTTTTAACCAACACAAACTACCATAATGACTTTTCCAAAAGAAGAGACTTAACTGCTAAGAATGTAAAATCTTTCAACGCCTTCATTGCAGCTGAAACTCATCCTTCGATGACAGGTTCCAATGCAGACCAAAGAGTTCCTATAAGACCAGGGGACCAAAGAAAGTTTGCCCTTGTAATTGCAAAGGCTCTTTCTGATTTGGGAGTGGGTGGTGCAACGGGTGTTTCAGGAATCAATGTAGAATCTTCTGCAGCGGAACTTGGAATTTCTAAAGAAGTGGTTCTACGCACAGCGAAAGCACTTGCTTCCGCAAAGGGCGAATCCCTTGTCGTTGCTTCTGGATCCAACACCCTCACAGAGGATGCAGTTGATCTTCAAATCGCAGTCAACATGTTAAATAGCATGCTTGGCAATGATGGAAAAACAATCGATGCCGGAAATCCTTTGAAAGAAGGACGATCTAATTATGCAGAAAATTTAAAAACTCTCGCAAAAGACTTAAAAGAAAGAAAGGCCGGTGTGGTCATTCTTTTTGGTGTGAACCCAGTCTACCAAGCGCCAAACGGAGATGAGTGGAAAAAACTCCTTCATGAAGCAGCGCAAGTAGTACAAGTTTCTGACCGAGTGGATGAGACAGCGCTTGCTTCCAATTGGCTTGCTCCTGTTTCCCACTTCCTTGAGTCTTGGGGAGATAACGAATCGGTAGCAGGAATTGTTTCCATCCAACAACCAACGATCCGACCACTCTTCCAATCAAAAGCATTTGAAGATATGCTCATCACTTGGGCAGGTGGAAAGTTACTTGGGGCAGATTCTCTCTACGAATACCTCAAATCAAAATACTCGAAAAAAACCAACTGGGAAGATTTACTCAGAAAAGGGGTTCTTGTATCTGGAAATCCAAAAGCTGACAAATCAGGTCGATCTTTCCGTGGAACGATTGCACCTCTTGCGGCTTCAAAGTCGGGTCTCACCGTTTCTCTTTACGAAAGCACCGCCATTGGTTCTGGAGAAAGAGCGAACAACTCCCAACTCCAAGAACTTCCGGATCCAGTATCCAAAGTGACTTGGGACAATTATGTTGCGATTAGCCCGCAATACTCTCGTTCGTCGGGAATCAAACTCAATGATGTAGTCACAGTCACTGTAGGCGGAAAATCATTTGAACTCCCGGCTCTCGTCCAACCTGGCCTCCATCCAGAAGCAGTAGGAATTGCTCTTGGTTACGGAAGAACCAATGTGGGTGAGATTGGAAACGGAGTAGGGAAAAATGCGAACATTCTAGCCTCTGAAGTCAACGGATCTTTCGTATATTCAGGACTTTCCATCACTCTCTCTCCTACAGGAAAGAAATACAAACTCGCTACCACACAAGACCACCATATGATGAGTCCCGGTGTGATGATGGGTGTAGAGTGGAAAGAAAGACCTCTGATCATTTCCGCAAAACTCCAAGATTATGCAAAAAATCCTGGTGCAGGAATTCCTGAACCAGAGATCCCAAAAATCTTAATCGATGGAAAACTACAAAGAGCCCAAGGTGCGAATGCTCCTTCGGACCAACCAGGAAGCCAATTTGCCTACCCAGGATACAAATGGGGAATGGCTGTGGACCTTACTTCTTGTTCCGGCTGTGGAGCTTGTGTAGTTGCATGTAATATTGAAAACAACGTGCCTATGGTAGGACGTGATGAAGTAAGAATGGGTCGTGAGATGCATTGGCTTCGTATCGACCGTTACTATATTGGTGATCCTGAAAAACCAGAATCACTCGAAATCGCACACCAACCACTCATGTGCCAACATTGCGACAATGCTCCTTGTGAGACGGTTTGTCCAGTAGCTGCGACTGTTCACAGTTCGGAAGGAACCAACGATATGGTTTACAACCGTTGTGTGGGAACTCGTTACTGCTCTAACAACTGTCCTTACAAAGTGCGTCGTTTTAACTGGTTAGAACATTGGAATGAACACAATTTACTCGGAGAAGCAACACCTACATTTAAGGCACGCCCTCCAAGAAACTTGGGTCTCAACCCTGATGTAACCGTTCGTTCTCGCGGGGTTATGGAAAAATGTAACTTCTGTGCTTCTCGAGTTGCTGAGAAAAAAATCGCAGCGAAAAACGAAGGAAGAACATTGCGAGATGGAGAAGTGAAGGCTGCATGTGAACAAACATGTTCTTCTAATTCCATTGTGTTCGGTAACGTAAATGATCCTGAATCTAAAGTAGCGAAGCTCTTGAAAGACCCAAGGTCTTACAAACTTCTGGAATACCTAAACATCGGACCTGCTGTCAGCTATATGACTCGCGTTCGAAACGAAGTTTAA
- a CDS encoding cytochrome c3 family protein, with product MNIKILKISVPIVAIAALAYLIFSPSRYVGYSPDQPIPFNHKIHAGDNKIDCKYCHTGVENSAHATIPPSSTCMNCHGAGNVAGNQEHVKWLKEQYDSNTPVPWVKVHDQPDFVYFNHSRHVQRGVDCSTCHGNMAEMVKVRQSKSLNMGFCVDCHRENNAPNDCSTCHR from the coding sequence ATGAATATAAAAATACTCAAGATCTCTGTGCCTATCGTTGCGATTGCAGCGCTTGCATATTTGATTTTTTCACCTAGCCGTTATGTGGGCTATTCACCCGACCAGCCCATCCCCTTCAACCACAAGATACATGCGGGCGATAACAAAATCGACTGTAAGTATTGCCATACCGGTGTTGAAAATTCGGCCCATGCCACAATTCCTCCAAGTTCCACTTGTATGAACTGTCATGGAGCAGGTAACGTAGCGGGTAACCAAGAACATGTTAAGTGGCTTAAAGAACAATACGACAGCAACACTCCAGTTCCCTGGGTGAAGGTTCATGACCAACCAGACTTCGTATACTTCAACCATTCAAGACACGTACAACGCGGTGTTGATTGTTCCACATGCCACGGCAACATGGCAGAGATGGTAAAGGTTAGACAGTCCAAGTCCCTCAATATGGGATTTTGTGTCGATTGCCATAGAGAGAACAATGCTCCTAACGATTGTTCTACGTGCCACAGATAA